A window of Sulfurospirillum tamanense genomic DNA:
GTAACACAAAAACCGCCCCATTCTCTTATGTAAGCGCGGCTGTTTTGGCTATACTTCCCCCATGGATTTTCACACCCTTGCCCACGAGACCTTAGCCCGCTATGTTGCACGTGCCAGTGGCGCGTCCACCCTTACTCTCACCCTCGCCTTTGACCTCAAAGGCCACAGTACCATTGGCCAGTGCCGTCAAGAAAAACGGGGCCATTACCGCATCCGCCTCCACTGTGAACTGTGCGAACACTACGGCCAAACCTATCTTGAAGATGTTATTCCCCATGAACTTGCCCATGCGCTTGTCATGGAGCGCTACGGTCGCAGGGCAAAGCCCCATGGCAAAGAGTGGAAAGCCACACTTGAGCATCTTGAAGGGGGGAAAATCCCTTCCAAAAAACGCCCCAGCTACCCGCTTCTAAGAACGAAACGCACGCGCCTAACACGGCATGCCTACACGTGTGATTGTGGCAAAAAGCACCTTCTCTCAGCCATTCGTCACAACCGTATAGTGCGCAAAACCCATTGGTATAAATGCCTTACATGTAAAGGTGTCTTGCTTCCCCTAGAAACATGATTTTTTATCCTGAGTTTTTTGGTTATATTTTATTACTTCCCTATAATATTTTTACACTATAATGCTTTTATAGACCATTTCACAAAGGAGCTACCATGACATTTAAGCAAAAAATAGCGCTTTTTGTCTCTGTATTTATGACGGTGGGCTTTTTGCTTTTTGGGGCGTTTAGCTACCAAGATACCAAAACCAACTCATTGGCCCAGTTTGAAACCAACACCCTTGTCATTACCCGTTCCTTTGCCCAGTTTTTAGACCTATGGGCCATCGACAAAAAACGGGCAGCCCAAGGGGCAGCCGAAGCTTTTTCAGATATTGAAACCCTAGATTCAGAAGAAATCTACCGACGCCTTGAAGCACTTACTGCCCAAACAGGCGCTTCAGATAGCTATGTGGGAACGCGCGAAGGAGCTATGTATCTTGGCAGTAGGGCCACCCTTCCTGCTAGCTATGACCCCAGAGGGCGCCCTTGGTACAAACAAGCCCTCGAAGAGAAAAAAGCAGGCTTAACAGACACTTACATGGACGCCACCACAGGAGCACCCATCGTGACGGTTATGGCGCCCATCATGCAAGGCAACACTGTTTTAGGTGTCTTTGGTCTTGACATCACCCTTGATCAACTCATGCAAATGATTGAATCCCAACGCCTTGATGCGGGCTATGTTTCTATTATGGATGGTGTAGGCGTGCTCATTAGCGACCCTGAGCACCGCGGAAAAGACATAGCAACCCTCAACGAACCCCTTAAATCCCTCTACGCTAACTTACGAGGCACCAAAGAAGGGATTACATTTTACGAAGATAAGGGCGAAAAGATGTTCAAATCCTTTACGACTTCTGCGCAAACAGGCTGGACTCTTTCGCTAACACTGCCCGAACACGTGGCTTATGGTTTCTTGGCTGCCCAATCTCGTAGTCTTGTTATTTTGGGCATATTATTAACCCTTGTGGCAATCGGTGC
This region includes:
- a CDS encoding SprT family zinc-dependent metalloprotease; its protein translation is MDFHTLAHETLARYVARASGASTLTLTLAFDLKGHSTIGQCRQEKRGHYRIRLHCELCEHYGQTYLEDVIPHELAHALVMERYGRRAKPHGKEWKATLEHLEGGKIPSKKRPSYPLLRTKRTRLTRHAYTCDCGKKHLLSAIRHNRIVRKTHWYKCLTCKGVLLPLET